In the Mesorhizobium sp. genome, one interval contains:
- a CDS encoding GNAT family N-acetyltransferase, with amino-acid sequence MRQSKHSGPKPAGQIRQLRPSDLASFREHLLRLDPESRRDRFNGMTDDVFVASYAARCFSQGATVIGYVENGEVHGAAELHERPDLDPPTGEIAFSVERHLQHKGIGSQLFKRLIGHAIALGYESLRVTTHPNNMAMKSLAKKFDANLHFEDGETVGSIDLSGMHMSFTTHLPTGSIIRAVV; translated from the coding sequence ATGAGACAGAGCAAGCATTCAGGGCCGAAGCCCGCGGGTCAGATCCGCCAGCTCAGGCCATCCGATCTTGCGAGTTTTCGCGAGCACCTGCTCAGACTTGACCCGGAAAGCCGGCGCGACCGCTTCAACGGCATGACGGACGACGTTTTCGTCGCGTCCTATGCTGCGCGCTGCTTCTCACAGGGGGCGACCGTGATCGGCTATGTCGAGAACGGCGAGGTGCATGGCGCGGCGGAACTGCACGAGCGGCCCGACCTCGACCCGCCGACCGGCGAGATCGCCTTTTCCGTCGAACGTCACCTGCAGCACAAGGGCATCGGCAGCCAGCTGTTCAAGCGGCTGATCGGGCATGCGATCGCGCTGGGCTACGAGAGCCTGCGCGTTACGACGCACCCGAACAACATGGCGATGAAGTCGCTGGCCAAGAAGTTCGACGCCAATCTGCACTTCGAGGACGGCGAAACGGTGGGCTCGATCGACCTGTCGGGCATGCACATGTCGTTTACGACGCACCTGCCGACCGGCAGCATCATCCGGGCGGTCGTCTAG
- a CDS encoding ABC transporter substrate-binding protein, with translation MTYFLRTTRARRAAMWAATVALTLAALAAPTPKARSAEDAASVASAQRIVAIGGSVTEIVYALGEEKRLAGRDSTSVYPHAALALPDIGYMRAISPEGVLGIAPDAILTIEGSGPPEAIEVLRKASVPFATVPEGFDEPGILEKIRAVGAALGVPDKAEALVAEVKADIDAAIAATAGISARRRVLFILSMQGGKALAAGTGTAAEGIIRMAGGINAVGEFAGYKPLTDEAIVTAKPDLILMMEHQGNHAAANSDLKAHPALSQTPAVRNDAILRMDGAYLLGFGPRTASAARDLAKALYGDGVVN, from the coding sequence ATGACCTATTTCCTTCGCACGACGCGGGCGCGCCGGGCCGCGATGTGGGCGGCGACTGTCGCGCTGACGCTGGCTGCACTTGCCGCGCCGACGCCGAAAGCCCGCTCGGCCGAGGACGCGGCCTCGGTGGCGAGCGCGCAGCGGATCGTCGCGATCGGCGGATCCGTCACCGAGATCGTCTATGCGCTGGGCGAGGAGAAACGCCTGGCGGGACGGGATTCGACGAGCGTCTATCCGCACGCCGCGCTGGCGCTGCCCGATATCGGCTACATGCGCGCGATCTCGCCAGAGGGCGTGCTCGGCATCGCGCCGGACGCGATCCTCACCATCGAGGGCAGCGGGCCGCCGGAAGCCATCGAGGTCCTGAGGAAGGCAAGCGTTCCCTTCGCCACCGTCCCGGAGGGGTTCGACGAGCCGGGCATTCTTGAGAAGATCCGCGCCGTCGGCGCTGCGCTCGGCGTGCCGGACAAGGCCGAGGCCCTCGTCGCCGAGGTGAAGGCGGACATCGACGCGGCCATCGCCGCGACGGCGGGCATTTCCGCGCGCAGGCGGGTGCTGTTCATCCTGTCGATGCAGGGCGGCAAGGCGCTCGCCGCCGGCACGGGCACCGCGGCCGAAGGGATCATCAGGATGGCGGGCGGCATCAACGCGGTCGGCGAATTCGCCGGCTACAAGCCGCTCACCGACGAGGCGATCGTTACCGCGAAGCCGGACCTGATCCTGATGATGGAGCACCAGGGCAATCATGCAGCGGCGAACAGCGATCTAAAGGCGCATCCGGCGCTGTCGCAGACGCCGGCGGTGCGGAACGACGCGATCCTGCGCATGGACGGCGCCTATCTGCTCGGCTTCGGACCGCGCACGGCAAGTGCCGCGCGCGATCTGGCCAAGGCGCTCTACGGCGACGGCGTCGTCAACTGA
- the groES gene encoding co-chaperone GroES yields the protein MKFRPLHDRIVVRRIEAEEKTAGGIIIPDTAKEKPSEGEVVAVGPGARDESGKLIELDVKVGDRILFGKWSGTEIKLAGEDLLIMKESDVMGVIEQTAELKKAA from the coding sequence ATGAAGTTCCGACCCCTGCATGACCGCATCGTCGTCCGTCGGATCGAAGCCGAGGAGAAGACGGCCGGCGGCATCATCATTCCCGACACCGCCAAGGAAAAGCCGAGCGAGGGCGAGGTCGTCGCCGTCGGTCCGGGCGCCCGCGACGAGAGCGGCAAGCTCATCGAACTCGACGTCAAGGTCGGCGACCGCATCCTGTTCGGCAAATGGTCCGGCACCGAGATCAAGCTCGCCGGCGAGGACCTGCTCATCATGAAGGAGAGCGACGTGATGGGCGTGATCGAGCAGACCGCGGAACTGAAGAAGGCCGCCTGA
- a CDS encoding phasin family protein, whose product MAKTTKTASAAQDPMASLAEAFETVQAKLEVPAAARDFVKRTASAAQERAESVHEDLAAATAKVENFATAFVGNYADFARGLVNASLANVQHALTTVEKVAGAKSLNEALQIQADYVRESARSNFERAKDAAEAARVTVIDGAQTIQSEISALYTKKAA is encoded by the coding sequence ATGGCCAAGACCACCAAGACCGCTTCCGCAGCCCAGGATCCCATGGCTTCGCTTGCCGAGGCTTTCGAGACCGTGCAGGCGAAGCTCGAAGTTCCCGCCGCCGCGCGTGATTTCGTCAAGCGCACCGCCAGCGCCGCGCAGGAACGCGCCGAGAGCGTGCACGAAGATCTTGCGGCCGCGACGGCCAAGGTCGAGAATTTCGCGACCGCCTTCGTCGGCAACTATGCCGATTTCGCCCGCGGCCTCGTCAACGCCTCGCTCGCCAATGTCCAGCATGCGCTGACCACGGTCGAGAAGGTCGCCGGCGCCAAGTCGCTCAACGAGGCCCTGCAGATCCAGGCCGACTATGTGCGCGAGAGCGCCCGCTCGAACTTCGAGCGCGCCAAGGATGCCGCCGAAGCCGCCCGCGTCACCGTCATCGACGGCGCCCAGACCATCCAGTCCGAGATTTCGGCCCTCTACACGAAGAAGGCCGCGTAA
- a CDS encoding DUF445 family protein, with protein MQDFARTQTTAAADAAKLAALRRIKALATSMLVLCLAVFLAARSFEASVPALAYVAAFAEAAMIGGLADWYAVVALFKRPLGLPIPHTAIIPSNQERIADNLGYFIEANFLAPEPVTRKLREVDFAALVADWLAEPRRAEALSRFVARLVPQTVSAIEGTGLKDFITKRVIEQIEKVQLAPLAAELLTAVTHDRRHQKLFDEIIKVLGGFLSDQDAQDALRDKIRDELPSVAKLFRADAYLLKKIVASAGSLLEEVKADPDHPMRAEFDRFVLGFVETLKTSKTYGKQVEKLKRDFLARPEVRELARDMWTGFRTYVEQDAGSDDSVIRRHLASAFVDIGRQLAADPAIRADMNAGFVVALGSFVENQKSGVSRFIADQVKGWDLGQLTHLIELNVGRDLQFIRFNGMLVGGLAGLALHIGEVLIFGN; from the coding sequence ATGCAGGACTTCGCCCGAACCCAGACGACCGCCGCGGCCGACGCGGCCAAGCTCGCGGCGCTGCGCCGGATCAAGGCGCTGGCGACGTCGATGCTGGTACTGTGCCTTGCCGTGTTCCTCGCCGCGCGCAGCTTCGAGGCGAGCGTGCCGGCGCTGGCCTATGTCGCGGCGTTCGCCGAGGCGGCGATGATCGGCGGGCTGGCTGACTGGTATGCCGTCGTCGCCCTGTTCAAACGGCCGCTCGGCCTGCCGATCCCGCATACGGCGATCATCCCGTCGAACCAGGAACGGATCGCCGACAATCTCGGCTATTTCATCGAGGCGAATTTTCTCGCCCCGGAACCGGTGACGCGCAAGCTGCGCGAGGTCGATTTCGCGGCGCTGGTCGCCGACTGGCTGGCCGAACCGCGGCGCGCCGAGGCGCTGTCGCGCTTCGTCGCGCGGCTGGTGCCGCAGACGGTGTCCGCGATCGAAGGCACGGGTCTCAAGGACTTCATCACGAAGCGGGTGATCGAGCAGATCGAGAAGGTGCAGCTTGCGCCGCTGGCCGCCGAGCTTCTCACCGCCGTCACCCACGACCGGCGCCACCAGAAGCTGTTCGACGAGATCATCAAGGTGCTGGGCGGGTTCCTGAGCGACCAGGATGCGCAGGATGCGCTGCGCGACAAGATCCGCGACGAGCTGCCGTCGGTGGCCAAGCTGTTCAGGGCGGATGCCTATCTGTTGAAGAAGATCGTCGCGTCGGCCGGGTCGCTGCTCGAGGAGGTCAAGGCGGACCCGGACCATCCTATGCGGGCCGAGTTCGACCGCTTCGTCCTGGGCTTCGTCGAGACGCTGAAGACTTCGAAGACCTACGGCAAGCAGGTGGAGAAGCTGAAGCGCGATTTTCTGGCGCGCCCGGAAGTGCGCGAACTGGCGCGGGACATGTGGACGGGTTTCAGGACCTATGTCGAGCAGGACGCGGGATCGGACGATTCGGTGATCCGCAGGCACCTCGCCTCGGCATTCGTCGACATCGGCCGCCAGCTCGCGGCCGATCCGGCGATCCGCGCCGACATGAATGCCGGCTTCGTCGTGGCGCTCGGCTCCTTCGTGGAAAACCAGAAGAGCGGCGTGTCGCGCTTCATCGCCGACCAGGTCAAGGGCTGGGACCTCGGCCAGCTCACCCATCTCATCGAACTCAATGTCGGCCGCGACCTGCAGTTCATCCGCTTCAACGGCATGCTGGTGGGTGGCCTGGCAGGGCTGGCGCTGCATATCGGCGAGGTCCTGATCTTCGGCAATTGA
- a CDS encoding ChuX/HutX family heme-like substrate-binding protein, with protein MSAARPTPAAIRQARSDNPKIRERDLAAQLGISEAEFVAAWVGEGVRRIRPDVAAFLAGMEALGEVMALTRNESAVHEKIGVYDKVVFGEHAAMALGAQIDLRIFPKVWAHGYAVAKTDTDGAVRRSLQFFDDEGGAVHKVHLRPASNVEAYEDLVAALLHPDQKQELRVVAPVATIGSATKPAADVEELRARWSAMTDVHQFVSILRDLQLTRQQAVHLVGEDFAWPVDHDSVAAMMRISANEQIPIMCFVGNRGCIQIHSGPVKEIKPMGPWLNVLDETFHLHLRLDHIREVWAVRKPASEGHVTSLEAYGADGRLIIQFFGKRGEGSFERGDWRGLVENLPRGPRSTAA; from the coding sequence ATGAGCGCAGCAAGACCCACGCCAGCCGCGATCCGCCAGGCGCGCAGCGACAATCCGAAAATACGCGAGCGCGACCTCGCCGCGCAGCTCGGGATATCGGAAGCCGAGTTCGTCGCCGCCTGGGTCGGCGAGGGGGTTCGCCGAATCCGCCCCGACGTCGCCGCCTTCCTGGCCGGGATGGAGGCGCTGGGCGAGGTCATGGCGCTGACCCGCAACGAGAGCGCCGTGCACGAGAAGATCGGCGTCTACGACAAGGTGGTTTTCGGCGAACATGCCGCAATGGCGCTCGGCGCGCAGATCGACCTGCGCATTTTCCCGAAGGTCTGGGCGCATGGTTACGCCGTGGCGAAGACCGACACGGACGGCGCCGTCCGCCGCAGCCTGCAGTTCTTCGATGACGAGGGCGGCGCGGTGCACAAGGTTCACCTGCGGCCGGCCTCGAATGTCGAGGCCTACGAGGACCTCGTGGCGGCGCTGCTGCATCCGGACCAGAAACAGGAGCTGCGCGTCGTCGCGCCTGTCGCCACGATCGGATCTGCGACAAAGCCGGCGGCGGACGTCGAGGAGCTTCGCGCGCGCTGGTCGGCGATGACCGACGTGCACCAGTTCGTCTCGATCCTGCGGGACCTGCAACTGACGCGCCAGCAGGCGGTGCACCTGGTGGGCGAAGACTTCGCCTGGCCGGTCGATCACGACTCGGTGGCGGCGATGATGCGGATCTCGGCCAACGAACAGATCCCGATCATGTGCTTCGTCGGGAATCGCGGCTGCATTCAGATCCACAGCGGACCAGTGAAAGAAATCAAGCCGATGGGGCCGTGGCTCAACGTGCTGGACGAGACCTTCCACCTGCATCTGCGGCTCGACCACATCCGCGAGGTATGGGCGGTGCGCAAGCCGGCAAGCGAGGGCCACGTGACCTCGCTCGAAGCCTACGGGGCGGATGGGCGTCTGATCATCCAGTTCTTCGGCAAGCGCGGCGAAGGATCGTTCGAACGCGGCGACTGGCGCGGCCTGGTCGAAAACCTGCCGCGCGGACCGCGCTCGACCGCAGCCTGA
- a CDS encoding iron ABC transporter permease: MPANMRAASHEGDRRQRARLAIVILAVALGHIFLFSLASGASDASALSVLTEMLGMGEQGAMSARDRIIVMDIRLPRAVLGVLIGAALAVSGAVMQGLFRNPLADPGLVGVSAGAGLGAISVIVLGGTSLAPLTALFGIYSLPLAAFLGGLLTTLVLYRVATRRGQTSVATMLLAGIALGAMAGAFSGLLVYIADDGQLRDLTFWGLGSLAGATWLKIAAAGPIIALALAAAPFLARGLNALALGESAASHLGIPVQQVKSVAIVTVAGAVGASVAVSGGIGFVGIVVPHLLRLVIGPDNRYLLPAAALLGAGLLLLADSVSRTIVSPAELPIGIVTAAAGAPFFLWILLRRRGVVDL; encoded by the coding sequence ATGCCGGCCAATATGCGGGCAGCTTCCCACGAGGGCGACCGGCGCCAGCGGGCGCGGCTGGCCATCGTCATCCTCGCGGTCGCGCTCGGCCATATCTTTCTGTTCAGTCTGGCGTCCGGCGCTTCGGATGCGTCCGCATTGTCGGTGCTGACCGAAATGCTGGGAATGGGAGAGCAGGGCGCGATGTCGGCGCGCGACCGCATCATCGTCATGGACATCAGGCTGCCGCGCGCCGTGCTCGGCGTTCTCATCGGCGCGGCGCTCGCCGTGTCGGGCGCGGTGATGCAGGGCCTGTTCCGCAATCCGCTGGCCGATCCGGGGCTGGTCGGCGTCTCCGCCGGCGCGGGACTCGGCGCGATTTCCGTCATCGTTCTGGGCGGCACGTCGCTCGCGCCGCTCACCGCGCTGTTCGGCATCTACTCGCTGCCGCTGGCCGCCTTCCTCGGCGGGCTGCTGACGACGCTGGTGCTCTACCGTGTCGCGACGCGGCGCGGCCAGACCTCGGTTGCGACGATGCTGCTGGCGGGCATCGCGCTCGGCGCGATGGCGGGAGCGTTCTCCGGGCTGCTGGTCTATATCGCCGACGATGGGCAACTGCGCGACCTGACCTTCTGGGGGCTCGGGTCGCTGGCGGGGGCAACATGGCTCAAGATTGCCGCCGCCGGCCCGATCATCGCGCTCGCGCTCGCCGCGGCGCCGTTCCTGGCGCGCGGGCTTAACGCGCTGGCGCTGGGCGAATCGGCCGCAAGCCATCTCGGCATTCCCGTGCAGCAGGTGAAGTCGGTGGCCATCGTCACCGTGGCGGGCGCGGTCGGCGCCTCGGTCGCGGTGTCGGGCGGCATCGGCTTCGTCGGCATCGTGGTGCCGCACCTGCTCAGGCTGGTGATCGGTCCCGACAACCGCTACCTGCTTCCGGCCGCGGCACTGCTCGGCGCCGGTCTGCTGCTGCTCGCCGATTCGGTCAGCCGCACGATCGTTTCGCCGGCCGAACTGCCGATCGGCATCGTCACGGCGGCGGCCGGCGCCCCGTTCTTCCTCTGGATCCTGCTGCGCAGACGCGGCGTCGTCGACCTGTGA
- a CDS encoding heme ABC transporter ATP-binding protein, giving the protein MIELSEVGVDIGAKRIVAGVSLQAEAGQVTAIVGPNGSGKTTLLKAISGEWAYRGSIMFAGRELRTMKPWEMAGLRAVLPQATSLSFPFTVLEIVRLGLTSGLSGVTGPALAHLAEEALRRVDLAGFAGRFYQELSGGEQQRVQLARVLCQVWQPVLDGQARFLLLDEPVSSLDIKHQLIIMGIARDFAKAGGGVVAILHDLNLTAMFADRIVMMHHGRAEAVGGPDQVLVDERISRVFECGLRVGVTPAGGAPFVLPQSATL; this is encoded by the coding sequence GTGATCGAACTCAGCGAGGTCGGCGTCGACATAGGCGCCAAGCGAATCGTCGCCGGTGTGAGCTTGCAGGCGGAAGCCGGGCAGGTGACGGCCATCGTCGGGCCCAACGGGTCCGGCAAGACCACGCTGCTGAAGGCAATCTCGGGCGAATGGGCCTATCGCGGATCGATCATGTTCGCCGGCCGCGAACTGCGGACGATGAAGCCCTGGGAGATGGCGGGGCTGCGCGCCGTGCTGCCGCAGGCGACGAGCCTGTCCTTCCCGTTCACCGTGCTGGAGATCGTGCGCCTCGGCCTGACCAGCGGGCTTTCGGGCGTGACGGGTCCGGCACTGGCGCATCTGGCCGAGGAGGCGCTGAGGCGCGTCGACCTCGCCGGCTTCGCCGGTCGGTTCTATCAGGAACTGTCCGGCGGCGAGCAGCAGCGGGTCCAGCTCGCCCGCGTGCTGTGCCAGGTCTGGCAGCCGGTTCTCGACGGCCAGGCACGGTTCCTGCTGCTCGACGAGCCGGTGTCCAGCCTCGATATCAAGCACCAGCTGATCATCATGGGAATCGCGCGCGATTTCGCCAAGGCGGGGGGCGGCGTGGTGGCGATCCTGCACGACCTCAACCTGACGGCGATGTTCGCCGACAGGATTGTGATGATGCATCATGGGAGGGCGGAGGCGGTGGGTGGACCGGACCAGGTCCTCGTCGACGAACGGATCAGCCGGGTGTTCGAATGCGGCCTGAGAGTCGGCGTGACGCCGGCCGGAGGAGCGCCTTTCGTGCTGCCGCAATCGGCGACGCTTTAG
- the groL gene encoding chaperonin GroEL (60 kDa chaperone family; promotes refolding of misfolded polypeptides especially under stressful conditions; forms two stacked rings of heptamers to form a barrel-shaped 14mer; ends can be capped by GroES; misfolded proteins enter the barrel where they are refolded when GroES binds): MAAKEVKFHSEAREKMLRGVDILANAVKVTLGPKGRNVVIDKSFGAPRITKDGVTVAKEIELEDKFENMGAQMVREVASKTNDLAGDGTTTATVLAQAIVKEGAKAVASGMNPMDLKRGIDKAVDAIVAELKANARKVTKNDEIAQVGTISANGDAEIGRFLAEAMQKVGNEGVITVEEAKTAETELEVVEGMQFDRGYLSPYFITNQDKMRVELDEPYVLIHEKKLSNLQAMLPVLEAVVQSGKPLLIIAEDVEGEALATLVVNKLRGGLKVAAVKAPGFGDRRKAMLEDIAILTGGTAISEDLGIKLENVTLQMLGRAKKVVIEKENTTVVDGFGRKEEIQGRIAQIKAQIEETTSDYDREKLQERLAKLAGGVAVIRVGGSTEVEVKEKKDRVDDALHATRAAVEEGILPGGGVALLRAAKALDAVAVDNTDQKYGVEIVRRAIEAPVRQIAENAGAEGSIVVGKLREKTEFGWGWNAQTNEFGDLYSQGVIDPAKVVRTALQDAASVAGLLVTTEAMVAEKPKKEAAPAMPAGGMDF; this comes from the coding sequence ATGGCTGCCAAAGAAGTGAAATTCCACAGCGAGGCGCGCGAGAAGATGCTGCGCGGCGTCGACATCCTCGCCAATGCGGTGAAGGTGACCCTCGGCCCCAAGGGCCGCAACGTCGTGATCGACAAGTCGTTCGGCGCGCCCCGCATCACCAAGGACGGCGTCACCGTCGCCAAGGAAATCGAGCTGGAGGACAAGTTCGAGAACATGGGCGCGCAGATGGTGCGCGAAGTGGCCTCGAAGACCAACGATCTGGCCGGCGACGGCACCACGACCGCGACCGTTCTGGCCCAAGCGATCGTGAAGGAGGGCGCGAAGGCGGTCGCCTCCGGCATGAACCCGATGGACCTGAAGCGCGGCATCGACAAGGCGGTGGACGCGATCGTCGCCGAGCTGAAGGCCAATGCCCGCAAGGTGACCAAGAACGACGAGATCGCCCAGGTCGGCACGATTTCCGCCAATGGCGATGCCGAGATCGGCCGCTTCCTCGCCGAGGCGATGCAGAAGGTCGGCAACGAGGGGGTGATCACGGTCGAGGAAGCCAAGACCGCCGAGACCGAGCTCGAGGTGGTCGAAGGCATGCAGTTCGACCGCGGCTATCTCAGCCCGTATTTCATCACCAACCAGGACAAGATGCGCGTCGAACTCGATGAGCCCTACGTGCTGATCCACGAGAAGAAGCTGTCCAACCTGCAGGCGATGCTGCCGGTGCTGGAAGCCGTCGTGCAGTCGGGCAAGCCGCTTCTGATCATCGCCGAGGACGTCGAGGGCGAGGCGCTGGCCACGCTCGTCGTCAACAAGCTGCGCGGCGGGCTGAAGGTTGCAGCGGTCAAGGCGCCGGGCTTCGGCGATCGCCGCAAGGCGATGCTTGAAGACATCGCCATCCTCACCGGCGGCACCGCCATCAGCGAGGATCTCGGCATCAAGCTCGAGAACGTGACGCTGCAGATGCTCGGCCGCGCCAAGAAGGTCGTGATCGAGAAGGAGAACACCACGGTCGTCGACGGCTTCGGGCGCAAGGAGGAAATCCAGGGCCGCATCGCCCAGATCAAGGCGCAGATCGAGGAGACCACGTCGGACTACGACCGCGAGAAGCTGCAGGAGCGTCTGGCCAAGCTCGCCGGCGGCGTCGCGGTGATCCGCGTCGGCGGTTCGACCGAGGTCGAGGTCAAGGAGAAGAAGGACCGCGTCGACGATGCGCTGCATGCCACCCGCGCGGCGGTGGAAGAGGGCATTCTGCCCGGCGGCGGCGTCGCCCTGCTGCGCGCGGCCAAGGCGCTCGACGCGGTCGCAGTCGACAACACCGACCAGAAATACGGTGTCGAGATCGTGCGGCGCGCGATCGAGGCGCCGGTGCGGCAGATCGCGGAGAATGCCGGGGCCGAAGGCTCGATCGTCGTCGGCAAGCTGCGGGAGAAGACCGAGTTCGGCTGGGGCTGGAATGCGCAGACCAACGAGTTCGGCGATCTCTACAGCCAAGGCGTGATCGATCCGGCCAAGGTCGTGCGCACGGCGCTGCAGGACGCGGCGTCCGTCGCCGGCCTGCTCGTCACCACCGAAGCGATGGTGGCCGAGAAGCCGAAGAAGGAAGCAGCACCGGCTATGCCCGCGGGCGGCATGGACTTCTGA
- the hemP gene encoding hemin uptake protein HemP, which yields MDRDSLSRPASPVPLRRIDSATLFRGEHEIGIDHHGALYRLKITRQGKLILNK from the coding sequence ATCGACCGCGACAGCCTTTCGCGCCCGGCATCGCCGGTTCCGCTGCGCCGGATCGACAGCGCGACGCTGTTCCGCGGCGAGCACGAGATCGGCATCGACCACCACGGCGCGCTCTACCGGCTGAAGATCACCCGGCAGGGCAAGCTGATCCTCAACAAGTAA
- the rirA gene encoding iron-responsive transcriptional regulator RirA: MRLTRQTNYAVRIMMYCAANSGRLSRIPEIASAYGVSELFLFKILQPLVEARLVETVRGRNGGVRLAREASEITLFDVVRVTEENFAMAECFENDAADCPLIDSCALNAALRKALGAFFDVLESYTIEDLVKERTDVRLLLGISSPVLPVAAAS, from the coding sequence ATGCGCCTCACCCGCCAGACCAACTATGCCGTCCGCATCATGATGTATTGTGCGGCCAACAGCGGCCGGCTGAGCCGCATTCCCGAGATCGCATCGGCCTATGGCGTGTCGGAACTGTTTCTGTTCAAGATTCTGCAACCGCTCGTCGAAGCACGACTTGTCGAAACCGTGCGCGGCCGCAACGGGGGCGTTCGGCTCGCGCGCGAAGCTTCGGAGATCACCCTGTTCGACGTCGTCCGCGTCACGGAGGAAAATTTCGCCATGGCGGAATGCTTCGAGAACGACGCCGCCGATTGCCCGCTGATCGATTCCTGCGCGCTGAACGCCGCCTTGCGCAAGGCGCTGGGCGCCTTCTTCGACGTGTTGGAGAGCTACACGATCGAGGATCTGGTCAAGGAACGCACCGACGTCCGCCTCCTGCTCGGCATCTCGTCGCCGGTGCTGCCGGTCGCCGCTGCGAGCTGA